The following are encoded in a window of Flavobacterium cupriresistens genomic DNA:
- the carA gene encoding glutamine-hydrolyzing carbamoyl-phosphate synthase small subunit: protein MKYTTRQSAILLLSDGTIFHGKSIGISGKTFGEVCFNTGMTGYQEIFTDPSYFGQIMVATNTHIGNYGVNDSEVESDSIKIAGLVCKNFSFNYSREDASGSLEDYFTKQNLICISDVDTRALVSYIRDNGAMNAVICTDGTAVEDLKKELANVPNMEGLELASKVSTTEPYFFGDENATYKISALDLGIKTNILRNLAKRDCYIKVFPYNSTYKDLAAFNPDGYFLSNGPGDPDPLFGAIEVAKEILANDKPLFGICLGHQVIALANGVQTYKMFNGHRGINHPVKNIITGKGEITSQNHGFAVNKEQLDNHPDLEITHLHLNDGTVAGMRMKNKNCFSVQYHPEASPGPHDSSYLFDQFVENIKEASAKTI, encoded by the coding sequence ATGAAATACACTACACGTCAAAGCGCCATTTTATTACTAAGTGATGGAACTATTTTTCATGGAAAATCTATCGGAATTAGCGGTAAAACTTTTGGAGAAGTTTGTTTTAATACTGGAATGACCGGATACCAGGAGATCTTTACTGATCCTTCTTATTTTGGACAAATTATGGTGGCTACTAACACGCACATCGGAAATTATGGAGTTAATGATTCAGAAGTTGAATCTGATTCGATTAAAATTGCCGGTTTAGTTTGTAAAAACTTTAGTTTTAATTATTCCAGAGAAGATGCTTCCGGTAGTTTGGAAGATTATTTTACAAAACAAAATCTAATTTGTATTTCTGATGTTGATACACGTGCATTAGTAAGTTACATTCGTGATAATGGAGCTATGAATGCTGTTATTTGTACAGATGGTACTGCTGTGGAAGATTTAAAGAAAGAGTTGGCAAATGTGCCAAACATGGAAGGTTTAGAATTGGCATCGAAAGTTTCCACTACTGAGCCTTATTTTTTTGGTGACGAAAACGCTACTTATAAAATCTCTGCCTTAGATCTTGGTATTAAAACAAATATTCTTAGAAATCTGGCTAAGAGAGATTGTTACATAAAAGTATTCCCATACAATTCAACTTATAAAGATTTGGCTGCGTTTAATCCAGATGGATACTTCTTGTCAAACGGGCCTGGTGATCCGGATCCGCTTTTCGGGGCGATTGAAGTAGCAAAAGAAATTCTGGCGAATGATAAACCCCTATTTGGGATTTGTTTAGGACACCAGGTAATTGCTTTGGCTAATGGAGTTCAGACTTATAAAATGTTTAACGGGCACCGAGGAATAAATCACCCTGTAAAAAATATCATTACGGGAAAAGGTGAAATTACATCTCAAAATCATGGTTTTGCTGTTAATAAAGAACAATTAGATAACCACCCGGATTTAGAAATTACACACCTGCATTTGAATGACGGAACTGTAGCTGGGATGCGTATGAAAAACAAAAATTGTTTTTCAGTACAATACCACCCGGAAGCAAGTCCTGGTCCTCATGATTCTTCTTATTTGTTCGATCAGTTTGTAGAGAACATCAAAGAGGCTTCTGCTAAAACGATATAG
- the rplQ gene encoding 50S ribosomal protein L17, whose amino-acid sequence MRHGKKFNHLSRQTGHRKAMLANMACSLIEHKRINTTVAKAKALKQFVEPLITKSKEDTTHNRRIVFAYLRSKYAVTDLFRDVAAKVGDRPGGYTRIIKVGNRLGDNADMAMIELVDFNELYNGGKKEVKKAKSRRGGKAKKAEDTPEAPAAESESTTEASE is encoded by the coding sequence ATGAGACACGGAAAAAAATTCAATCACTTAAGCAGACAGACTGGACATAGAAAAGCTATGTTGGCTAATATGGCTTGTTCTCTTATCGAGCACAAACGTATTAACACTACTGTTGCTAAAGCTAAAGCGCTTAAACAATTCGTTGAGCCTTTAATCACTAAATCAAAAGAAGATACGACTCACAACCGTCGTATTGTTTTTGCTTACCTACGTAGTAAATATGCGGTAACTGACTTGTTCAGAGACGTAGCTGCTAAAGTTGGTGACCGTCCAGGTGGATACACTCGTATCATTAAAGTTGGAAATCGTTTGGGAGATAATGCTGATATGGCAATGATCGAACTTGTAGATTTCAATGAACTTTACAATGGTGGTAAAAAAGAAGTTAAAAAAGCAAAAAGCCGTCGTGGTGGTAAAGCAAAAAAAGCTGAGGATACTCCGGAAGCTCCAGCTGCTGAATCAGAATCGACTACTGAAGCTTCTGAATAA